The Choloepus didactylus isolate mChoDid1 chromosome 26, mChoDid1.pri, whole genome shotgun sequence sequence GAAGGAAAGCAGGTTCCTGGACATCACCCACAACATGACAATTTAGAATTGGTGGATTGGAATCAAGGAGGTTCTAATAAGCCCTAAATTTAAGGACCACTTGTAGCTTGACTAAATACCACCTTCCAGGCTCTTGCACAGGTTTATGCCATGAAGCTTCAAAGCAAACATTTGGAAtgagaaatattttctgttttacatGTAACAGAATTCTCTAATGCTTTCCTTGGTGCCAAGTTTCTAAAGCAAATGTAAACTGTAATTGAACTCATGTaatttgcctggagggcaaacaGTTTTTCTGTATTACCCCAGCTCTTTCCAGTTGGAGTAGTTAACTCTGATTTCTAAGACATATTTCCTATCCATCAAGACTTGTAATGCCAGACTAGCTGTTGCTATAGAAAACTACATTCCTCATAAACTCACTCCGTTTTGGAAAACCTGTTACCTGTTATTTGGTCAGACAGATGATTTTGTGGGCAaataactttgttcctttttaaacctGGCTGCAAAGAACACAAATAGCCAGGGACAATTTGTGCCAGGAAAGAAACTCAGACTACCAAACAATTCTGGAGATTTTAGGGTAACATGACTTCATTAGAAGCCACCAAGAAACAGATTCTGAGGGCTTGCTACTTTCAGAGTCAGGGCCATGCattgattcatttattaattaattcagcaaatattttttgtgtTCTATTTTACACAAGGTAATATTCCAGACACGGGTTTTGTAGGcatgaatgaaacagacaaaaatccctgcccttgggAATTTTATGTCTCATGGGGTTTACATCTTAAGTTAATGAGCTTACTAGGACTAGTTTACTTCCAAGTATCTCTTCTTGACTGTCCTGACCAAAGGACACATGAAAAGTTGGCTGGAGCATGATAACAAAACAGGTAATGTGACCACTCAGGGATTTCCTCCAGTTTTTTGCTGTTCCTTTGCCTCATTCCTGGAAGAATCCAATGAAGAGTTAATTACAAGGCAAAATGCAAAGCTCTGGAAGAAAAGTTCTTAATGAATTAgtagaaataattttgaaatatgtgcTGCAATTTTTGATCATTACAAAAATTGGAGCTCTACTAGACATTCAACATGTAGATCAAAAGGATAATACTtgctctcacaaacactgaggactggcagtttgatgtgccaagccctctgtcacagtgcttgcccttatgaagctcattactgccaaggagagggtaaaccttcttataattgtacctaagggtctcctcctgagtacctctttgttgctcagatgtgaccctctctctctagctaagccaactcggtgggtgaactcaccACCCAccccctaagtgggatctgactcccaggggtgtaaatatccctggcaacatggaatatgactcccggggatgaatgcagacctgacattgtgggattgagaacatcttcttaaccaaaaaagagatgtgaaatgaaacaaaataaagtttcagtggctgagagattccaaatggtaTTGataagtcactctggtgggcattcttatgcactatatcgataaccttttttaggttttaatacattggaatagctagaagtaagtacctgaaactatcaaactacaatctaGTAACCTTgcttcttgaaggcaattgtatagcaatgtagcatacaagaggtgacagtgtgattgtgaaagccttgtggatcacactccctttatccagtgtatggatggataagtagaaaaatggggacaaaaaactaaatgaaaaatagggtggggggatgattattttttattttttattcttattttcactttttctgatacaaggaaaatgttcaaaaaatagattggggtgatgaatgcacaactatatgatggtactgtgaacaattgattgtacactttggatgattgtattgtatgtgaatatatctcaataaaattgaattaggaaaaaaaggatAATATTTGTCCTACATTCTTGGTATggtaccatttaaaaaaaaaggacccaaATCCGACCTTCAATGTCTTCTGATAAGGACCCTTATAATCACGAATTTGAAATATATTCCACttcaaaaataaacatgaaatattttgaaaagtctcaatatacatattcatttttctatttgaaaattagaagattttaatttgtcttgttttaaattctgagaaatgcttactatttcagaaaatattgcatatgtacaaaatacatttttGCAGCATTTTGATATATACCCTTGCATAGGAattcaaaattgaaggaagattgtcatttgtttcatttggaactttttcaaaaattattttgcttatcAGTAAAATCAGATCACCAATGTTAATGCCCTTCCTGATACTTGAGTCACCAATATAATTCATGTTCATTCTACTACATTTTCCAGCATTCAAGAGATGAGATACACCTTATTTTATAATTCCTATTTCATAATTATTATCATataataattgtactatgaacAGCTTACTTTTTGTATcaccttttcattatatttaggATACTTCCatacataaatgtatgtatgtactatattatgtatttatgtgtgtgtttctgtacttacatatatatattaacatTTGTAGGTATCTTACATAATTTAGATATTTACTTCAAGAAGTTCAAAAGAGgcatttaaaatgtcttttttttaaaggatgttaTTAAATGTGATAGGACTGAAAATTATTGCTACAAATTATCAAATtgggatattttacattttggggGAGTTTGGTACATGGCTAATAATATAGAGTGCAGAATAATGTTAAATTCTGGGCAATTCAACCTCAATAGATCCACATTTGGTTTACTTAAGGCAATAGAATGGATTTACTTTTTTAGTCTCCACTCTGTAATTTCATCATGATTTTTAATCTGGTTCTCTACTCTGGGATTTTTGGTGATTCACCAAAGGCCCCTCAGCAAAAGCTAATCAGAACATCTTTGAGGTTGCAGAAGGGGAGGATGTCATCATCTTGCAAACCATGAGGAACTTATTAACAATCAATGAATCTGCAAAATTTGTTCATTCCTAGCTGATAAAGTGGAAAGGGTTTTTCTCCTGTATCTAAACTTAAAGAATTCGTCTCCCAGTAATTTTCTCCCATAAAccagtttgttttcttacaaaCATTTTGcattgtctgaaaacattttcgCATTTGTTCATCTACTAAACATGAATCTATCCCTTCTAGACCAAGAGCTCCATAAGAGTAAGGGCCCACATTGTACTTCTAACTCCTGTATCCCAGGGTCTAGAAAAGCATGTGGggctaaagaaaaatttttagaGCAAATGAATAGACCCCAACAGAAGTATGGCATTCTTGTTATTAAATGTATATTACAGAAAGGAATGTACTGATGGTCAGAAAATGATGAGAACAATCATGTCAAGGAAATTGTGCATTTCTTTAGTAATATTTTCCTGTACTGGAGGCTTTGTCAATGCAATAATAGGGACCAGCAACACATTCACATTAGATTTTTATGGTGACAATGTCATTGATGGCTTTTTCTGTGATGTCCCTCCCCTGGCAAAGTTGGCATGTGATGTGAAAGAGAGCTACCAGGCTGTGCTCTTCTTCCTCCTGGCCTCCAATGTCATTGCCCCCACTGTGTTCATTCTGGCCTCCTACCGCTTCATCATTACCACCATCTTGAGGATCTGCTCCACACAGGGCCACctcaaagccttctccacctgctcctctcaCTTGATTCCTGTCACCTTGTACTATGGCTCTATTCTCTACATCTACTCTCACCCAAATTCTAGCTATTGCCTTGAAAGGGACAAACTGGTTTCTACCTTTTATACTATGGTCTTCCCCATGTTGAACCCTATGATCTACAGTCTGAGGAATAAAGATGTGAAAGAAGCTCTGTAAAAACTCTTCAAGTTAACACAATGTAAAgactaaattgattttttttttaatatcattgcAAAGATATAATGAACAATGCCCAGTGGAAGGTTGAGAACTAAGGTTAAAAAACATcaatttttctattaaaagaaattcaaTGAGAAAGTTATTACTTCTTTGTTTtagattctttgttttgttttacttatcTAACTCTAATTTGGACTGTAGAATACAGATCcagtttaattttaatatagcttttttttttataaccacTATTGCATTTAGTGTGAAATAGAAGAATGTGGAATATATATATGATATCTccaaaaattaaacttatttgAATATATCTTCTAAGACTGATCcagtattttgtttttcatttacataTGCTAAGTGTATGTGAAGAACATTTTAAGGATTGTTGAGATGTGGAATATACCCCAAGTCTTTCTAATCAAGGTCTCTCAAGACATCTGTAATggtagaaaaaaaaggaatgttaaGAATATTGCAATGAAAAAAGAGAGGACaatgagaaattaggaaataaatgcAGGTGAAAGGAAAGATCAGAATTGCCAGAGCTAAGACACATGGTGAAATGCCTACAGTTTGACTAAAATTTCAATATAGATGAGTTTTGTAAAAATTGTCAAATTCCGAGTTCTAACTACTGAATTTCAAGCTTCCCATTTGTGAAATGTAACTAATAATccttaatattcagtgttatggAGAATATTGAATAAAACACCCTCAAGAAATCTGCTTGAACCGGATATTGAGCTGCCAGTTTTCTTCATACAGCCTTTTGCAGGAAGAAAACAATCATTTGGTCTAGAATATAGTggatctttgtctctttttttttcattttataacaattgttcttattctttcacagtgtgtttatatatattgttGTGTCATGAAGTATGGTAGTCTGTAGTGCCACTTATATGATGGAGAAATCACTCTTTATATTGGTACAAAATGCTAAGCAAGACATCATTTTGTGgtttttgaaaaatatctttaCAGTCTAAACAAATCTTAAACTCTTTAACTAATATGATGTTAATTTAGAAAGCAGAAAAATCAGACAGAAATTTGGAGGGGCTGGcttccttaaatgtttgtaaattctGGAGCAAATTTCCAAAAGTCTAACCATTCcaaatcttctccttatccaatACAGTTTGCTTCCAAAACTCCAAAGTCAAAACATGGATTCAAATAAATCATCTTAATCAATCTCTTACTTTCCAAGAACTATGAAAAGTAAGCAATGATAAATGGTGAGGAAAACCTAATCCTGCAAAGTAGCAATTACAGTCCTTCAGAATATCAACCTACTACtatagtttgaaaatatttcacatcacaacacaaaataaaatttgaacagtggtttattctttatttcattttttttatgaataatttcttgaattttgtttaaatatagcAATACATACAAACACATTTAAGTCAATAATTTGGAAAAGTACAATGAGAATattcagcaaaaggaaaaatgatgccATTTCATTTTTGTGGTCATAGTCTGTGCTGATCTCCTGAAACCCTCTTAACTTCTTTGTTCCTTGCAGTGTAGAATAGAGGGTTGAGAAATGTGTTTAACAAGGTGTAGAATAGGGAAGCCACTTGTGTCTCTCCAGGGAACAGATGCAGCAAGGGCATTATCAGGTGTGAcgaactttatttttcttgtacgAAAACCCTAGTGGTGCCCACAGCGGGGGCTGGGTCCTCTGCACTGATACTCTGATATGGGTCTCTACTAGATTGCTGATGAAATCCTGAGAGGGATTCTTGGTgaacagggtccttctccataGTTTGGGGGTGAGAAAACTGTGTATCTTGAGGATGCTCTCAAGGTGGACTTGGTGAAGTTGTACAGGATGGCCATGCAGGCTCTTGTTGAGGGGTAGGAGTCATTAATAATGGCTAAAGACAACAGCTTCTTCTGCATGGGATTAAGACTAGGCCAGTGCCTTTGGGGACAGGGGAGATGTGCAGTACATGGGGCCTCAGCACCCTATCAACTTGCATGGAACCAAATGGGGCTTTTCCTATTTTGTTCTCCCATTAGTCCTGACACACAGGAATGATGAAGAGCATGGCCAGAATGATGGACCTGTGGATGGCAAAGGCTTCTCAACTCTCACTCCAGGGAAGCCACTGTGGTCCAAGATGGCAAACTGGGGAAGCCATTGCAGTCCAAGATGGCAACAAAGGTCTTGAAACTAATCCTCTGGCTAGCATGAATATGCTATTATACATGCTTAATTTTTTGAACCTCATCCTTGACAGAGATGCCCAAGGTCATAGAGCTAGAAAATGACATATAGTTGGTGTTTCAAAgcagatatttttttaattctagagtCTATGCTCTCTGCTAATAAGCCATTCTCCCTTCCTATGGATGaatgtttttctctcttgttctctTGGCAAAGGTGATGCTAGTAACATTTTAACAACTTGAATTTCTCTTTCCATTAAAAACAGTTATACAGATGTCTTTGTTCAGAATGCTGTGTTTTTGACTGCCATCTAGTTGTTTTGAGATTTACAGAAAGGTTTGGAGCATTTTTTCATACTATAGATAACAGTCATTAACAAGAACCCTCTTTTGGTTCTTTTGGTTCTCTTTTGGTGTCAAGGCATTGAGAAACCATGAAACCTTCAAAGTTTATGTTTTGTAACTCCAAAGACATAAAGATAAACTGAGATAAGGCACCTATGTAAAACCATTATCATTACCAAACTTGACCTGATGGACTCAGTAACCAGTTGACATTCCACCTGTCTATAATAGTAATGAAAGGAAGTTGAAACCAAGAAAGGATTGTGATTTatttcaacattaaaaatatttaccctTGAGCTCAAATGGTCATAATGTTGTACATAAAATATAAACCTTCCATCTCACTACTTGTGTTCATAACACTCAGTATTTCAACCAAACTAGATTACTCACACAATCAAGTTCCACATTTTATTGTAAAACTGAGGAGCTAAATAGTCAGATATAATAGCACCAATCTATCACCATTTGTATGCTaaaatctttttctgaatttctttgaGATTGAAATCATATTATCTTCTCAGGAATTTATGATTATTATACACATGATGTACAAATAGTTGGGCTATAAAGACACTGCCTCAATGATTACTCTGAACTTTCTCTTCCACACTATCATTTGTTCATACAAGGAGACTTATATCTGGGAAATATTTTCTAAGCTCAATTACTATACAAAAAGTTTTTCCTCTCAAGAAGCAAAGAACtgataaaatatgttttctgGTCTGTTGCTCAAAAATCCTTccaaaagggagaaatattttaatgagaCTTCAAAAAATAAGGTGATACAGATGGCACCTCATTCTATGGGTACAGAAAGAAGGGAGAGCATCCCCATCAGAAGACATTGTATGTATCTCAGTCATCGTATGGGAGAGAGCAGGTGAGTCAAGAAACCAAGAGAAGTTACGCAAAGGTGGGATGGAGTGAAGCTCCAGCAGAATTGTTCCCTGCACAAAAAGCCTGTTAAAATCCATACTAAGGAATTTGGCCTTTAAACCATCACATATTGGAAGCCAGTATCATGATGAGGAAGTCACTAGATGAGATTTATACATTCAAAGTTCATTCTGGCTACAGActagaaaaaaattgaaggggagaaAGTGTTTCCTCCTGTTGTAGTTTGAAGCTGTCGTGTTCCCAtaaaaagaacatgttcttttaattcattcctatgggtgcagacctattataggtgggatcttttgattagattatttcaactgagatgtgatccacttcattcaaggtgagtcttaatccctcTATTGGAGTACTTCATAGAGTataaggacacacagaaaaagccaagagataaAATTCAGAGGAGTTCATAGAGGAAAGACCCAGAGAAGCGAAGGGAGGACCCACACAAGCTCAGAGTGGAAACCACTGGAACAGAAGCTGACAGCAATGAGACCCAGAGTGAAGGACCAACAGGCTTCAGCCTTGTGCATACACATGTGAAAGTAGTGTCCTAGATGCCAGCAGACTGTTTCAGAATttaggtgtcatcctgttgatgccttgaattggacattttcatggcctaagaactataaattgtaagttaacccccattttaaaagccaacccatttctggtattttgccttgtAGCAACTTTAGATAACAAAATCCTAACTAGAAACTCTCTGAAATCTTCATGTTTCTGTCACCTGTCAAGAAAAATCCTTTCGTCAAGGTAGGGAAAGGAGGAATTGTGAAGTTCTAGAAAAAATGACTAGGGGTTGTAAAAACTGTGACTATTTCTAAAACAGGACCCAAAAAATGGTCAGGCTCAACCTTTCTGTCAAACAGGaatttataattacataataatTATACTCAGGGTAATGGGAAAATCCCCACCACAAGGGGATTTCAAAGTAGACATTGGTCACAAAAgcttcctccctttttttttaacacaagaaATTACAAATTCTGAGAAGTTAGAGattaataaatttgatgaaagctTTTAATGCTTCATTAGAAGaccaaatataaattttaatgtttaatcatatttttgttatagaatataacatacatacatagaagtgataaatttccaagtgcaatttaacaagtagttagagagcaaatttcaaagaatattttagttTCCGGTAccactgtttcagttatttccttattatgaaatataacatacatagaaAAAGTtactatctttcaaagtatgatttaacaagtaaataTATAGGAAATATGCTGGTGTATTGCAAAAAATGactatttttctttatagtttctgATGGCAACCATGGAGCCTGATTTTTCACTGCTTAAAACTGGGATGGCTATGGTGTGCTTGGCCAATAGGCTGTGCCATATTCTATGCCACATGAATTTCCaacctgtctgggtcacagaggCTTTGAGAGCTTCTCCTCTCACTTTTGGAGTCCTGCCTCCACATGTAAATGTAACAGGGTTAGCTTCCTAGACATCTGGCCTCATCCTCTCTGTTTTTCCAGCTGACAGTAAGCTGACCCCCAGACATGTAAGGGAGGCCATTCTAGATCATCCTACACAATTGAGCAAAGAGCTGAGCACAGATGATTGAGTTGAGCAAGCCCAGCTAAGAGCAAACAGGTCTGATACAGGAAGAATGTATAACTGAAATGACACCTGATCAAATCCTGATTCCACCACTTGGAAACTTGGTAAGCTTGGGAGGGTTTCTTAGCAACTCATCCACCTAAGTTTCTTCACctgaaaaagttaagaaaaatatcTGCATAGAAAAATATAGTGAGGATTAAGGACAATATAGGTGAAATGTATATTCCAGTGTCTcatataaaatgatatttaacAAATGGGAGCTATTTTAAATCTGAGTGAGAGGAATAATATctcacatatttataatagctgagCTTGAGGAATAAAAACAAGAGCAAGTTTCTACAAAGAACAATAGAATCCCAAATGGGGTTATCATTCAGAATCTTCCTAAAATATATTAGTTTAgtatttttgtaactttctgtGATTTGAGAAAGGAGTTTTAGGCTTGGAAATATGAAGCTCACTGGCACAGGACTGAGAAGACAGAGAATCAGCCTTGACGCTAACTACCAGTGTTACTCTACAATCCTCACCATTCCTCTCTAGAATGCAATTCAGCCATATGTAAAATTGGGATTTTCACAGAAATCACCtttctatgattccattttgtTAACATCTCTTGTAGAATTCatctcaaaataagaataaaggagCACCTCACCTGTGACAAGAGGGTGTGGGAAAAGAGATTGGCAATCTTCTCATATGCATGCTATCTTTGGATACAAGGGAAGTTATCCCCACTATCTTGTTTGAAGTGAGAGACATACAGAACCTATGAAAACAGCACTGTTTTACTTCAACATATGCATTTTTAtagttcttttcttaaaaatcaatCATGTGAGCTTGTATATATTATCTAATTCCTATATTCCTTGATTCCTTATTAGCAAATAAATATTGGTGCTTACATTTTTGGAATCAGGACTTTTTTAGGAACTTGAGAAAAGTGAAGATATTTCCACCAAATGCACATCTGTATCAACATAAAATATTGGAGGGATTTCAAATTACCAGAAATCTACCCATGAAATTCTCATCATCATATTCTTATTAAAAACCCCATAGTTAGAAGATGCCTAAACTTCTTTCCAGTGTTAACATTCTATAATTATAAGAGATGAGCTGTAAATATATCAAACTTAGCATGTTTAAAATGGATTTCATACATATCACTtccaaaaatcaatcaatctGCTCATTCCATGGATCAGTAGATAAAATTCCACCATTCCAGCTtcacaggtaaaaaaaaaaaatggcaatatcCTACTTGCTTTGCCTCCTACATTCTCTTCAATCTCCCAGAAATTCCTGGTGTAGTTACAGTTAAAACAGATTGTGAATCTGACCATCTCTCACCACCTCCACTACTACCACCTGAGTCCAAACATCATTTTGTCAATCATATTGCAATAATCTCATAATTATCCACACCTCCAGTCCCTACTGTCTATAGCCTACAGTTCTTTAATGAAAAATGTCACTTCATGTCACTCTTGTGCCCTGTACATTCTCCCATTTTACTCTAATACATGTACTCCAAAATATGCATGCACATTCCTCTATAAGCTGACCCTCCATTAATAAGTGTCCTTATCTCCCAACATTTGCCCCAGcattcactctgctccagcctggctggctttttctctgtttctcaaaAATTCAAACCACTCCCCAACATCAGAGATTTTGAATTGTCTCctttctctgcctggaacactcttctccCAAATAGTTGTGTGGCTCACCCACATGCCCTTAAAATCACTTTCAAATGTGATTTTCTTATCATAAACACACTGTTTAAAATTCCATGCCCACCTCCACCAAGATTCTCCATACTTGCTAGAATGCTTTGACTCTACTCTATGTTCCCTTGTACCTATTGTATTCTTTTAATTATTAGAATTAAGTTTATTATCTTTTTCTCACAACATATTGCAACATCCACAAGGACAGATCAATTTTTTTAGTGTTGAGACTCTAACACATTGAACAGTTTCTACTAACTAATTGACTCTCTATATTCCCAGGAAGAATAAATGGGCCGTTATGTCTATGTTCAGGAAAAAATTCTACCCTCAAGTGGACATTCACAACTCATTGTTCAATAAGACTAATAAGAAGGAAGCGTAGATAAAAGAGGGGACTCTTTCCCAGGACCCCAAATCTATCTTGAATTTGTAGTAAATTCAATTAATATGTGAAAAAAGATGCAGAAAATATCATACATGAATAGGAACTCAACATGTTTCTTCCCTGTAGCAGCCCTGCTCCCTACTTCTTTCAAAATTCTGTTGTGGTATCACAATCCTCTTGCAGCTAAAAACCAAATGAGCAAATGAAAATGTCCCCCTGATAGCAGAGAGCACCATTAAGTGTCAAAAGCATGTCACATTTTTTGGTCCCTTTGATTTCTTcaccatgggagaaaatatatattggCCCCAGTGCAACTACCAGACTGAATTTCCAATTTAAATGAGGGCCAGATACATATTTTTATAGTACCCTATTTTAGAAGGGAGCATTTtagtgtgtgtgagggtgtgtgaaTGTGCATGTGGATGTGTGTTtctgggtttgtgtgtgtgtgtgcatgtgtggcaCAGCAGTGATCCTTTTATAGCCAGGCCAGACACTGAAACCCCATTCCTGATGTCATTGAGGGCACGTTTCAGCCCCTGATCCCACCTACTTGCACTTGGTCAAAAaagcaatttcctggaaatgtcactcttttccctctcctctgatgttttggaGTGCCTTAGCTGGTGTaaacatatgtatttatttctagACCTTAGGGATTCCTTCCATGCAACAACCCAGAAAAAATTACCTCAGACTACAGAGTCTCTACTGTAATTCATTGGTAGTTTGGGAAAGATAGATTATTTAGGATATGAAGAAGTAAggaatgttttattaaaaattgagTTTATGGGTATGACAgaacataaatattaaatatttctgatcaaaaaacatttagaaattgtGCTAATTAGacaaaaaatctaattttttgtCTAAGCAAAAAGACAGCCAATTTTCCAAAAGACACGCCCTATTTACCctacaatatatttaaaacacacCCAAATACCTTAGTACACAGCTTAAAGATAGAAAAGCAAACTGCTATTCCATACTATCTAATGACTTCCCATTCacttgttttatttgtttctgatAGTTTGAGATGAATACCACAACATTgagataatttataaaattataatattctttaccAAGTATTTCATTTAAGATACCTTGGCTCTATCCAGCATTTTCTTCAGGGCATCTTTcacatctttatttcttaaacTATATAGCAAAGGGTTCAACACTGAAGTCACCACAGTATAGAACACAGACACCACTTTATCCCATTCTAGGGCATAGCTACTGCTTGATCTAGAGTAAATGAAGAGAATTGAGCCATAGTACAAGGTGACAGCTGTCAGATGTGAGCCACAAGTGGAAAAAACCTTTAGATGGCCTTGGATAGAGCAGATATTCAAAATAGCAGCAATGATGAAGAGATAGGATGCAAGAATTAGTATGGTGGGTGTGAAGACATTGGAGGCCATTATGAAACAGACCACAGCCTGGTAGTTCTCCTTCACATCACATGCCAGCTTCACAAGTAGGGGTAGATCGCAGAAGAAATCATCAATGACATTGTTGTCACAGAAGCTGAGTGTAAATGTTTTGCTGATCATAATAGTTGAGTTAAGAAAGCCACCAAAGTATGAAGCTGCAACAAGACTGGCACATAACCTCAGGGGCATTGCCTGGGAATAAAGCAGGGCATTGGTGATGGCCACATAGCAGTCATAAGCCATGGCAGCCAACAAATAACACTCACTAAGATCAAGACCAGCAGCAAAGAAGAACTGAGCCAGGCAGCCAGCAAAGGAGATGCTTTTGTCATCAGTGATGCAGATCATCAGGATTTTGGGGGCAAAAAGAGAAGAATACCAGAGGTACAGGAATGACAGATTCCCAATGAAGaaatacatgggtgtgtggagtCGAGAATCAGCACAGATCAGAAAAATCATAGTgatgtttcccaggagacagaagaCATAAATTATGAGGAAGATCAAAAAAAGTACTCTCTGTAATTGCAAGTCAGCTGTGAACCCTAAAAGAATGAACTCCTTCACTTTGGTGAAATTTTGCTCTACCATTGACTTTGGATTTCTTGAGTCCTTTCCTTTGAAAAGACCAAAGAGTACATGATGACTTAATGTACCATCATCCCTCTTCTACAATCAT is a genomic window containing:
- the LOC119520878 gene encoding olfactory receptor 1013-like, encoding MVEQNFTKVKEFILLGFTADLQLQRVLFLIFLIIYVFCLLGNITMIFLICADSRLHTPMYFFIGNLSFLYLWYSSLFAPKILMICITDDKSISFAGCLAQFFFAAGLDLSECYLLAAMAYDCYVAITNALLYSQAMPLRLCASLVAASYFGGFLNSTIMISKTFTLSFCDNNVIDDFFCDLPLLVKLACDVKENYQAVVCFIMASNVFTPTILILASYLFIIAAILNICSIQGHLKVFSTCGSHLTAVTLYYGSILFIYSRSSSSYALEWDKVVSVFYTVVTSVLNPLLYSLRNKDVKDALKKMLDRAKVS